A genomic segment from Thermodesulfobacteriota bacterium encodes:
- the sat gene encoding sulfate adenylyltransferase — translation MALIEPHGGRGLVCSLLEGKEREAELTKAKTLKQVRIHSRATSDLIMMGIGAFSPLHGFMTKKDWKGVCENFTMADGTFWPIPITIDCSKADADAIKPDSEIALVDDATGTIMATMKVVEKYEMTEADKTWECMQVFTTDDVAGHPGAEKVHKQKEVNLAGPVKVLSELDYPTKFAGIYKKPAEVRKIFQDKGWSRIAALQLRNPMHRSHEYLAKIAIEVCDGVIIHSLIGALKSGDIPADVRVKCIDVLVENYFNKDMVVQAGYPMEMRYGGPREALLHATFRQNYGVTHMLIGRDHAGVGDYYGIFDAQTIFDKIPKGEGGKYLKCKPLKIDWTFYCHKCDGMASMRTCPHTKADRVILSGTKLRKMLSEGEEVPDHFGRTEVLDILRKYYSGLTEKVEIKLQKFATGEEMK, via the coding sequence ATGGCTTTAATTGAACCACATGGCGGGAGAGGTTTGGTATGTAGTTTACTGGAGGGGAAAGAGCGTGAAGCGGAGTTGACCAAGGCAAAAACCCTGAAACAGGTCCGGATCCATTCGCGGGCTACTTCTGACCTGATAATGATGGGTATCGGCGCCTTCAGTCCTTTGCACGGATTCATGACCAAGAAGGATTGGAAGGGTGTGTGCGAGAACTTCACGATGGCCGACGGCACCTTCTGGCCGATTCCCATTACGATTGATTGCAGCAAGGCAGATGCCGACGCGATCAAGCCGGACTCAGAGATCGCTCTGGTGGATGACGCTACCGGCACGATTATGGCGACGATGAAGGTGGTAGAGAAATACGAGATGACCGAGGCCGACAAGACCTGGGAATGTATGCAGGTCTTCACGACGGATGACGTCGCGGGCCATCCCGGTGCCGAGAAGGTCCATAAGCAAAAAGAAGTCAACCTGGCTGGACCTGTAAAGGTCTTGAGCGAACTGGACTACCCCACAAAGTTTGCCGGCATCTATAAGAAACCGGCCGAAGTGAGAAAGATTTTTCAGGATAAGGGATGGAGCCGTATCGCCGCGTTGCAGCTTCGTAACCCTATGCACCGCTCACACGAGTACCTGGCCAAGATCGCTATCGAGGTCTGCGATGGCGTTATCATCCATTCGCTGATCGGCGCTTTGAAATCCGGTGACATACCTGCTGACGTTCGTGTCAAGTGTATAGATGTCCTGGTTGAGAACTACTTCAATAAGGACATGGTGGTGCAGGCCGGCTATCCTATGGAAATGCGTTACGGCGGGCCGAGAGAGGCCTTGCTCCACGCCACGTTCCGTCAGAACTACGGTGTCACCCACATGCTTATCGGCCGCGACCACGCGGGTGTGGGCGATTACTATGGTATTTTTGATGCGCAGACGATCTTCGACAAGATCCCGAAGGGCGAAGGCGGAAAGTATCTCAAATGCAAACCGCTGAAGATTGACTGGACATTCTACTGCCATAAGTGCGACGGCATGGCCTCAATGCGCACCTGCCCGCACACCAAGGCGGACCGCGTCATCCTGAGCGGCACCAAGCTGCGCAAGATGCTGTCCGAGGGCGAGGAGGTTCCGGATCATTTTGGCCGTACCGAAGTCCTCGATATCCTGCGGAAATACTACTCAGGCCTGACCGAGAAGGTAGAGATCAAGCTGCAGAAGTTTGCTACTGGTGAGGAGATGAAGTAA
- the aprB gene encoding adenylyl-sulfate reductase subunit beta: protein MPSFVIPEKCDGCKGGEKTACMYICPNDLMVLNTAEMKAYNQEPDACWECFSCVKICPQGAIEVRSYSDIVPLGGSVVPMRASDSIMWTIKFRNGNLKRFKFPIRTTPEGSIKPFEGKPDPTAADLDNELLFTEMGKTMTTP from the coding sequence ATGCCAAGTTTTGTAATTCCAGAGAAATGCGACGGTTGCAAAGGCGGTGAGAAGACCGCATGTATGTATATATGCCCCAATGACCTGATGGTGTTAAACACTGCGGAGATGAAGGCATACAATCAAGAGCCGGATGCGTGCTGGGAATGTTTTTCTTGCGTAAAGATATGTCCCCAGGGCGCCATCGAGGTCAGGTCATATTCGGACATTGTGCCTCTGGGCGGTTCTGTGGTTCCCATGAGAGCTTCCGATTCCATTATGTGGACGATTAAATTCAGAAACGGGAATCTGAAGCGTTTCAAATTCCCCATTCGGACGACACCTGAAGGTTCTATCAAACCCTTTGAGGGCAAGCCCGATCCGACGGCAGCCGATCTTGACAATGAACTGCTCTTTACTGAAATGGGCAAGACGATGACTACCCCGTAA
- the fdhD gene encoding formate dehydrogenase accessory sulfurtransferase FdhD translates to MSSGLIKSFPVIQVNKNGRQMVSDEVACEASRRFFIDRNLVATVSVSPADLEDYAIGRVVTDGFLAFEEIAEVNIDEAGIHVRSKTGVAVGDRPSRDIPPIDSALQISERQALSCAGSLSSFASYWQRTGGLHIAVLFNRHSELIRAAEDVGRHNAVDKVVGYAFKNGHNLSECFLVCSGRQPEDMVAKVAKAGIPIVISRAATTDRGIALADRVGLTLIGFAREDHFTIYTHPDRIIKFSL, encoded by the coding sequence ATGTCTTCCGGGCTCATTAAATCATTCCCGGTCATTCAAGTCAATAAAAATGGCCGCCAGATGGTCTCAGACGAGGTGGCATGTGAGGCGTCTCGCCGTTTTTTTATAGACCGGAACCTGGTTGCTACGGTTAGCGTCTCACCTGCGGACCTGGAGGATTATGCCATCGGCCGCGTGGTGACGGATGGGTTTTTGGCCTTTGAGGAGATCGCCGAAGTCAATATCGACGAAGCTGGAATCCATGTACGCAGCAAAACCGGTGTAGCCGTTGGCGACAGACCGTCAAGGGATATTCCACCCATAGATTCGGCGCTACAGATTTCGGAAAGACAAGCCCTGTCCTGCGCCGGTTCTTTATCTTCCTTTGCAAGCTATTGGCAGAGGACGGGGGGATTGCACATTGCGGTCTTGTTTAACCGCCATAGCGAGCTGATCCGGGCAGCGGAAGATGTCGGGCGCCATAACGCGGTGGACAAGGTGGTGGGCTATGCCTTTAAAAACGGCCATAACCTTTCGGAATGTTTTCTGGTGTGCAGCGGCCGGCAACCGGAGGATATGGTGGCCAAGGTCGCCAAGGCAGGCATCCCCATTGTTATTTCACGCGCGGCAACTACCGATCGGGGCATTGCCCTGGCCGATAGGGTCGGCCTGACGTTGATCGGCTTTGCCCGGGAAGATCACTTTACCATTTACACTCATCCCGATAGAATTATCAAGTTTTCCTTATAA
- a CDS encoding universal stress protein, translating into MGEVDPGKNILLSIDNSENSRRAIRYVANIVGSSGDYRITILNIIEDMGEDFFPSAAERQTHIEKQKQTSAALLAEARNIMREHAVPEECIRTEQVTAPSAYIAESIIRHAQHENKGTVVVGRRGISKKEEFLFGSVSSKIVNYAKDCTVWVVE; encoded by the coding sequence ATGGGAGAAGTGGACCCGGGAAAGAATATTCTCCTTAGTATAGATAATTCCGAGAATTCAAGGCGTGCCATCCGCTATGTGGCTAACATTGTGGGCTCATCCGGGGATTACCGCATAACTATACTGAATATTATTGAAGACATGGGCGAAGATTTCTTCCCTTCTGCCGCGGAAAGACAGACCCACATTGAGAAGCAAAAACAGACCTCCGCTGCCTTGTTGGCAGAGGCACGAAATATCATGAGAGAACATGCTGTGCCGGAAGAATGCATAAGGACAGAACAAGTAACTGCGCCTAGCGCATATATAGCCGAGTCCATAATCAGACACGCGCAACACGAAAACAAGGGTACGGTGGTTGTCGGCAGGCGGGGCATCTCAAAAAAAGAGGAGTTCCTGTTCGGCAGCGTCAGCAGCAAGATTGTTAACTATGCCAAGGACTGTACCGTGTGGGTTGTGGAGTAA
- the aprA gene encoding adenylyl-sulfate reductase subunit alpha yields MALPNKPLGELPAVDNPEIAEHECDILIVGGGMAACGTAFEIKKWAPNAKTILVDKASLERSGAVAQGLSAINTYLGENKPDDYVRMVRNDLMGIVREDLIYDLGRHVDDSVDLFEEWGLPIWKQKGDEGKTLKGGGKPVRSGRWQIMINGESYKCIVAEAAKMALGEENIMERIFIVKLLLDANKPNTIAGAVGFSTRENKVHVFKCKTMMVACGGAVNVFRPRSTGEGMGRAWYPVWNAGSTYTMCAEVGAELTMMENRFVPARFKDGYGPVGAWFLLFKAKAMNALGENYMAKNKAMLEEYPPYGLAKVPATCLRNHLMLKEMLDGHGPIIIDTATALQELGKTMDAKQFKHLEAEAWEDFLDMSVGQAGLWAGTNTEPEKVPSEIMPTEPYLLGSHSGCCGIWVSGPNEDWVPADYKWGYNRMTTVNGLFTSGDGVGASGHKFSSGAHAEGRICAKMMARYIRDNAGLKPTLKRSAKELADEIYKPVKTYNQFKGASTMSDVNPNYIKPKHFMLRLIKASDEYGAGANANYMTSGPMLKRCMELLAWLREDSEKMAAGDLHELMRAWEQYHRLGTVEAHIRHMLFREETRYPGFFYRSDFPKVDEVNWKCFVNSKYDPDKKEWSVFKKEWKQIIPD; encoded by the coding sequence ATGGCATTACCAAACAAACCTTTAGGTGAACTCCCCGCAGTAGACAATCCGGAAATTGCGGAACATGAGTGTGATATTCTTATCGTGGGCGGCGGTATGGCTGCCTGCGGAACGGCCTTTGAAATTAAAAAATGGGCTCCGAACGCCAAGACTATTCTTGTGGACAAGGCTTCTTTAGAGAGAAGCGGCGCGGTAGCCCAGGGTCTTTCGGCCATCAACACCTACCTGGGTGAAAATAAGCCGGATGATTACGTAAGGATGGTTAGAAACGACCTCATGGGTATCGTCCGCGAGGACCTTATCTATGACTTGGGCCGCCACGTGGATGACTCTGTTGATCTCTTTGAAGAATGGGGACTTCCGATCTGGAAACAGAAAGGCGACGAAGGCAAGACCCTGAAAGGTGGCGGCAAGCCGGTCCGCTCCGGTAGATGGCAGATCATGATCAACGGTGAGTCCTATAAGTGTATAGTGGCTGAGGCCGCCAAAATGGCCTTAGGTGAAGAGAACATCATGGAGAGGATCTTCATCGTAAAACTGCTTCTGGATGCCAATAAGCCCAACACCATCGCCGGTGCAGTAGGCTTTAGCACCAGGGAAAACAAGGTCCACGTCTTTAAGTGCAAGACCATGATGGTAGCCTGTGGGGGCGCCGTCAACGTATTCAGGCCGCGCTCTACGGGTGAAGGTATGGGCAGGGCATGGTACCCGGTATGGAACGCCGGTTCCACCTATACCATGTGTGCCGAGGTCGGCGCTGAGCTGACCATGATGGAAAACCGCTTCGTGCCGGCCCGCTTCAAAGACGGCTACGGTCCGGTAGGCGCCTGGTTCCTTCTCTTTAAGGCCAAGGCCATGAACGCCCTGGGTGAAAACTACATGGCCAAGAATAAAGCCATGCTGGAAGAATATCCGCCCTACGGTCTGGCCAAGGTCCCGGCCACCTGTCTGAGAAACCATCTTATGCTGAAGGAAATGTTGGATGGTCACGGCCCGATTATTATTGATACGGCCACGGCCCTGCAGGAACTGGGCAAGACCATGGATGCCAAGCAGTTCAAACATCTGGAAGCGGAGGCCTGGGAAGACTTCCTGGATATGAGTGTCGGTCAGGCCGGTCTCTGGGCTGGTACGAACACTGAGCCGGAGAAGGTTCCTTCTGAGATTATGCCCACTGAGCCCTACCTCCTCGGTTCGCACTCCGGTTGCTGCGGTATCTGGGTAAGCGGCCCGAACGAGGACTGGGTCCCGGCGGATTACAAATGGGGTTACAACCGTATGACCACGGTAAACGGCCTCTTCACGTCCGGCGACGGCGTCGGCGCCTCCGGTCATAAATTCTCCTCCGGTGCCCATGCCGAGGGCAGAATTTGCGCCAAAATGATGGCTCGGTATATCCGGGATAACGCCGGATTAAAGCCGACTCTGAAGCGGAGCGCCAAAGAACTGGCTGATGAGATATATAAACCGGTAAAGACCTACAACCAGTTCAAGGGCGCCAGCACCATGTCTGACGTCAACCCGAACTACATCAAGCCCAAGCATTTCATGCTCCGTCTGATCAAGGCCAGTGACGAGTATGGGGCAGGCGCAAATGCCAACTATATGACCAGCGGCCCCATGCTGAAGAGATGTATGGAGCTTCTGGCGTGGCTGCGTGAGGACTCTGAGAAAATGGCGGCGGGCGATCTCCATGAACTCATGAGGGCCTGGGAACAATATCACCGCCTGGGTACGGTAGAGGCCCATATCCGCCACATGCTCTTCAGGGAAGAGACCAGATATCCGGGCTTCTTTTACCGGTCAGACTTCCCGAAGGTTGACGAAGTGAACTGGAAGTGCTTTGTCAACTCCAAGTACGATCCTGATAAGAAGGAATGGTCGGTATTTAAGAAGGAGTGGAAGCAGATCATTCCGGATTAA